Genomic window (Petrotoga mexicana DSM 14811):
TTCTGTGCGATTGTAGATTTTCCTGATCCTGCCGGACCATCTATAGCAATCTTTATTTTTTTAGCTTTTTGAGCCATTTTGCATCTCACTCTTGTTTATTTTTTTCAAAGCGAGGTGTAATTCTTCCAATTGTTTTTCGCTGACTTCTGATGGGGCATCGGTCATAGGATCAGTTCCAGAAGCTGTTTTTGGGAATGCAATTACCTCTTTTATCGATTCTTCTCCTACAAGTATGCTCACCAATCTATCCATTCCAATCGCTATACCACCGTGAGGAGGAGCACCATATTTAAAAGCCTCTAACAAGAAACCAAATTTCTCTTTTGCCTCTTCTTTGCTCAAGCCTAAAATATCGAACACCTTTTCTTGTATATCTTGTTTGTGTATCCTTATGCTGCCACTTGCGATCTCATAACCATTTATAACAAGATCGTAGGATTGAGATTTGATTTTTAAAGGGTCTTTATTCTCGTATTTAGCTAAATCATCTAAGTTGGGCATAGTAAAGGGGTGATGTTCAGCTACAATTCTTTGTTCTTCCTCATTCCAAGAAAACATTGGAAAATCAGTAACCCAAATTATGCTGAATCCAGATTTTTTTTCGAATTCTTCTTTGATCATTTTAATTCTCAATTGGCCTAAAATCTGGTCTATTTTGTCTGTTTCTTCTAAAATAGCTAATAAAACGTCACCTTCTTTCATTATACCACGTTCTACTAAGATATTAATCTCTTTAGCTGCGGCTTTTTTTATATTTGACCTTATTTCTTTGTCACAAGCGATCCATATCAAACCCGAGCTTCCTTGTTCTTTTGCGAACTCTGTCAGGTCATCGAATTTTTTTCTAGAAAAATTTTTAGACCTATCAGGGACAACAAAACCTTTTAATATAAGACCTTTATCTATCCCATTTTTTATAAAATTAGTCTCTGTATTTTGAAAATATGCTGTTAGATCAATAAATTCCATACCATACCGTATATCAGGTTTATCTGAACCGTATTTTTTTATTACTTCATCATAGGCGTATTTTTGAAACGGAATCTCTAATTCTTTGTAATTTATAGATTTTTCGAATATTTCTTTAATTAATTTTTCCGTTAGTTCAAATATATCCTCTTTTTCAACGAAAGATTGCTCTATGTCAATTTGTGTGAATTCGGGTTGCCTATCAGCCCTAAAATCTTCATCTCTGAAACAGCGAGCTATTTGAAAATATTTATCAAAACCTGATACCATCAGTAGTTGTTTGAAAAGCTGTGGAGATTGAGGTAAGGCGTAAAAATTTCCTGGTTTTAATCTAGAAGGAACCAAAAAATCTCTTGCCCCTTCTGGTGTTGATTTTGTTAAGTAAGGGGTCTCAATTTCCAGAAAGCCTTCAGCACTTAGCGTATCTCTAGTGATTTTCATAACTTTGTGTCTAATTATTAAGTTCCTTTGCATTCGTTCTTTTCTAAGGTCTAAATATCTATATTTTAACCTTAAATTTTCCGAAATATCCTCTTCTATGTTGACGTATATTGGTGGTGTTTCAGATTCAGAAAGGATTTCTAAATTTGTTGCAAGTATTTCAATACCCCCAGTTGGCATATTTGGGTTTCTGTCTTTTTCAGGACGCACCCTAACTTTTCCTTGGATAGAAACAACATATTCGTTTTTTAATTTTAAGGCTTTTTGATAAAGCGTATTGTTATCACTAGAATCGAAAACTGCTTGAGTTTTACCGTATCTATCTCTTATCAAAACAAAAATAATTCCACCTAAATCACGAATCCTATCTATCCATCCGTTTAAAATAACGATCTTATCTATATCGTCTTCGTTTAATTCTCCACAAGTGTGAGTTCTTTTTTGAAACAAAAATAACACCTCCAATTATTTTTCATCTTATTTTACCATTTTTTGTGGTAAAATAAAATCGATAACAGCAAAAAACTTAAAATTCTAAAATTCAGGAGGTGTATGTAGTGAAAAAGGTAGGTATTTTGTTTCTATTTTTATTTTTGGCTTTAGGAGTATTTTCACAGTCTTTTAAGGATGTTCCCATCAATCATTGGGCATATGACGCAGTTGAAAGGCTTTCTGGTATTGGCATAATTGAAGGATACCCCGATGGTACTTTTAAAGGATTAGAAAACATGAACAGGTATCAACTGACTGTCGCTTTGTCCAGAACGATTGATTACGTAGAACAAAGTATGGTTGAACCTTTAGCCCAAGATTTAGCAAATCTGGAAAAGACTGTAAGTAGTTTATCTGTACCACAAGGGGTTTCATCATCAGAATTACAACAACTTCAAACAAAATTAAACTCTTTTACAAGTGATCTTTCTAGTCTTCAGAGTTCCGTTTCGAGGTTGGATAGTTCGGTGAAGGAACTACAGAATTCTTATGAGTTGCTTGGTTATGCCACCACAAAGATAGATGAATTAGAGAGAAAGGTCAACGCCATATCCGTGCCTGTTGTAAGCGAAACTGACATTAGAAGCTTAGATAGCAGAGTAACCAATTTGGAAAACACTGTTGAAAGTCTGGATAATAATTATCAAAATCTTTCTCAAACGGTTGCTAATAACAATCAAGAAATAAAGTCGTTAAAAAATTCAGTCGGTACTTTACAAAACTCTTTTTCTAGTATCAATCAAGATATGGAGAAATTGAACGCTTTAACTGCTAACTTGAATTCGAAGATAGATTCTAAAGTTGATAAAACTGAGTTGACCTCGTTAAAGAATACTACTGACGAATTAAGTATTCAATTAAATAGTAATACCCAATCTATTACTGAATTGTCACAAAATTTGCAAACCGTTCAAAGTAGTGTCGACCAGCTATCTCAAGAGGTTACTGAGGTAAAACAAACAGCTGAGGGTGCTGGAGGAGTGAACTTCTTAGATATTATTATCTCGGTGGTAATTTCTGCAGGTTTATCTTTTGCTATAGTGAACTTTATGTAACAATGACCTTGATATAAAAAAACCGCTGGTTTTTTCGTGACCAGCGGTTTTTTCATTTAATGTTCCTTTTTAAGACTATAATTTCTAATTTATCAGACGCATCTTCAGCCTTATCAGCTATATCTCCTATTTGTAAAAAAAGATCTTTTAACTGCAATTTTTCGCATAACTCAAGGTTATTTATTTCAAACAATCTTCTTAGCATATCTTTCTCTAAGATATCTTCTTCATGTTCATGTAATTCAACTTTTTGAATATATTCACCACTTTTTTCTATATTTTCGAATACGTTTTCTATAGATTTTTTCAAGAACTTATAAGTTTTTTTTACCAATCGACTTTGTTCTAAGAAATCTGCTTTAAAGTCCTCAGGTATTTTAGGTTTTTGAAAAGCTAAGATTTCTGAAACGGTTTGGATTTTATTCATAACCTTATCAACAGCTTCTATTAATTCTAAAAGCTCACCTCTGAAATTTGGTAAAAAAGCTCCTTGATACATTTCACTTTCGGTTTTTCTTCTTAATGTATCAGCTTCGCTTTCTATATTAGATATTTGTTTTGATAATTCTACAGATTTTTCAATATCGTCGGTTACATATAATTCTACTGATTCTGTGAGTAAGTTTACTCCTTCTTCAACTTTTTCTAAATGTTTAGAAAAAAGTTTTATTACTTTCTCTTCCTTTTTTCCAAAAAAAAGTTTCATGGTGTACCCCCTCACATAACTTAAAAGAGCATCTTTAGAATTTTAAAAACTTCTTTTTGTATCCCTTCGCTATACAGCCCATCCTAGGATTTATGCATTTATTTCTTCTTTTAATACTCTTGCGCATCTTGGACAAACACCCGGAAATTCAGGATCTTTGCCCGTATTAGGATCTACTTTCCAACATCTTTCACATTTTTCCCCTTCCGCTTTGGTAACTTTAATTGTACCGTACCTACCCTCAAATCCTTCATCGACATTACCAAATTCAAATTGAGATACTATAAATAGATCGGCAATCCAGTTGTTATCGTATTGAGATAGAATTTGCTTTAAAGCATCATCTTTGAGATTAACGATAATTTTAGCCTCTAGAGAGTTTCCTAAAAATTTTTCTTTTCTTTTTTCTTCAAGCGCTTTTAAAACATCCTCTCTCAAAGCAAAAATTTTATTCCACTTTTCTTCTAACTGTTGACTGAGATAATTTTCTTTGTATTCGGGCCATAGTTCAGCGAATATGGTTTCATATTTGTTTGAATAATTGAGATGATCGTAAACTTCTTCTGCTGTAAAAGGTAATATGGGTGAAATCATCTTATTTAAAGCTACGGCAGTTTCATATAAAACGGTTTGAGCTGATCTTCTGAGTTTAGATTTTTTCCCTTCTACATATATCCTATCTTTTATTATATCCAGGTAAGTAGAACTCATATCTATAGTGCAAAAGTTGTTTATCAGATAATGTACCTTGTAAAACTCATAATTGTCATAGGCTTTGGTGACATTTTTTATCAAATTATGTAACTTCATCATCGCCCATTGGTCTATTTCTAACATTTCTTCATAAGCGACAGAATCTTCATCAGGGTTAAAATCATTTATATTACCAAGCAAAAATCTTATAGTATTTCTAAGTTTACGGTAGGTTTCAACCTGTTGTTCTAAGATATTGTAAGATATTTTTATATCCATTCTGTAATCCGCTGATGCAACCCATAATCTTAATATATCCGCTCCATATTTGTTGATAATGTCTTTTGGATTGACTACGTTCCCCAAGGATTTAGACATTTTCTTTCCTTCTTCGTCTTTTATAAAGCCATGAGTCAAAACAGATTCATAAGGGGCTATTCCATGTTTTGCAACAGATAAGAATATAGAACTTTGGAACCACCCTCGATGTTGATCGCTTCCTTCCAAATATAAGTCTACAGGGAATTTTTTTAATTCTTTGCGTGAATTTGCAACCGCTTCAAAAGATGATCCAGAATCGATCCAAACGTCTAAAATATCTTCTTCCTTTTGGAAGGCCGAACCGCCACATTTAGGACACGTGTAACCATCCGGTAAAAGTTCTTTCGTTTCTTTTTCGAACCACGCATTACTCCCTTCTTTTTTTATAATTTCGATAACGTGGTCTAAAATTTTGGTATCTAAAATTGCTTCACCACAATCCTTACATTTAATAGCTGGTATTGGGATGCCCCATGCACGTTGTCTTGAAATTACCCAGTCAGGTCTCTCTCTCACCATAGAGGATATTCTATTTTCTCCCCACTTGGGTATCCAATTTACTTTTTTTATCTCTTCTAATACCTTTTCACGGTAGTTATTTTTTTCAAGGTCTATAAACCATTGAGGAGTGGCTCTAAAGATAACAGGGTTTTTACAACGCCAACAATGTGGATAGGAATGAGTTATCTTTCCTGATTGAACGAGAAATCCATTTTCTTTTAGATCTTTGATAATTTCTTTGTTCGCTTCCCAAATTTTCATCCCTTTATATTTTCCAGCTTCATCCGTGAAATATCCTTGGCTATCTACAGGAGATATTACCTGAAGATTGTACTTTGTACCTGTTATATAATCTTCCATACCGTGCCCTGGTGCAGTGTGAACACATCCAGTACCTTCTTCTAAAGTTACGTAATCTGCAAGTACCAAAAGGCTGTCTCTATCAATAAAAGGATGTCTAGCTTTTTTCCCGTCTAATGTTGATCCTTTAAACGTATCGATGATTTTATAATCATCTATACCGGCTTCTTTCATGGTTTTATCAACCAATTCTTTAGCCATTATCCAATATTCGTTTCCAACTTCCACTTTTGCGTAATCAAAATTAGGGTGCACAGCAATAGCTACGTTTGCTGGTAAAGTCCAAGGTGTTGTCGTCCAGATGATCACGTGTGTATTATTTTCTCCAACTAGAGGGAACTTTACATAAATTGAATCCGATGTATGATCGTGATATTCAACTTCTGCTTCTGCTAAAGCGGTTTGACATTCTGGACACCAATATATCGGTTTAGTGCCCCTGTAGATGTTGCCAGCGTCAACTAAAGTACGAACGATCTCTAAAACCTTGGCTTCATATTCGGGATTTAAAGTTAAATAGGGTTTATCCCAAAAACCTATTACCCCTAACCTTTTAAAGCTTTCACGTTGAACGTCTACGAACTTCAAAGCATAATCTTCACATAGTTTTCGAATTTCTGACTTATTCAAAGTATTCGCCTTATCTCCAAGTTTAGTAGTTACATTATGTTCTATTGGAAGACCATGTGTGTCCCATCCAGGAACATAAGGTGCATCAAGACCTCTCAATGTTTTGTATTTCAAAACTATATCTTTTAAAACTTTATTAAGAGCGGTTCCCATATGAATGTCTCCATTGGCATACGGTGGACCATCATGTAAAACAAATTTTTTTCTCCCTATTCTTTTGTCTCTGAGATAGTAAGCAATATTTAAATCATCCCATTTTCGAAGGATCTGAGGCTCCTTTTCTTTCAGATTTGCCTTCATCTTGAATGATGTCTTTGGAAGATTGATTGTATCTTTGTAATCCAAAACGCGCACCTCCGATAAAATATTATTGAATTTTTAAGAGATTTTCGATAGTATCTTTTATTTCTGTTAAATCCATTGATTTTACAACGTAAGCATCTGCTGCCCATGATGCCATCTCACTTTTATAATGTGAGTAGGCTGTGAGAAATATTATTTTTTTGTTTGGGTACCTTTTTCTGATTTCACTTGCGAGTTCTAAACCATTTACATCGGGCATTTCGATATCGGTGCATATGATATCTATATCTTTATCGCTTTCTAATGTTTCCAGTGCATCTTTTGCATTGCTTACCGCAATAACTTCATAACCAGATTCTTCCAATTCTTCTTTTATTAAAGTTCTTATGTTCTCTTCATCATCTACTATTAGTACTTTAGACAACTTAACCCCTCCTAGAAAATTTTATCTTTTCCCTCACACCGTCCAGATGGGTGGGTGAGGGCTTCGCCCTGTAACCTTTTAAAAATTTAAATTTAATTTTTGAAAATTACCCTATTTTTAAAGTGTCCATGTTAGTAATATCGAATCCGATTTAGTACCCCTTTGCCCCGCCTCCCACAATTGGCCCTTAGTGTCTAAATTATATAATAATTTAGTTATTACCTGTTGGAATTTCAAATCTGAAAGAAGTTTCAGTATCGTCAGATTTTACCAAATAAATTTTACCTTTGTGTTCTTCTTCTATTATTTTTTTACAAATAGCTAAACCAAGTCCTGTACCATTACTCTTTGTTGTAAGGAAGGGAGTGAATAGTTTTTCCTTAATTTCTGGTGGTATGGGTGGTCCATCATTGGTTATTTCGAAAAAAACTCTATTTT
Coding sequences:
- the aspS gene encoding aspartate--tRNA ligase; amino-acid sequence: MFQKRTHTCGELNEDDIDKIVILNGWIDRIRDLGGIIFVLIRDRYGKTQAVFDSSDNNTLYQKALKLKNEYVVSIQGKVRVRPEKDRNPNMPTGGIEILATNLEILSESETPPIYVNIEEDISENLRLKYRYLDLRKERMQRNLIIRHKVMKITRDTLSAEGFLEIETPYLTKSTPEGARDFLVPSRLKPGNFYALPQSPQLFKQLLMVSGFDKYFQIARCFRDEDFRADRQPEFTQIDIEQSFVEKEDIFELTEKLIKEIFEKSINYKELEIPFQKYAYDEVIKKYGSDKPDIRYGMEFIDLTAYFQNTETNFIKNGIDKGLILKGFVVPDRSKNFSRKKFDDLTEFAKEQGSSGLIWIACDKEIRSNIKKAAAKEINILVERGIMKEGDVLLAILEETDKIDQILGQLRIKMIKEEFEKKSGFSIIWVTDFPMFSWNEEEQRIVAEHHPFTMPNLDDLAKYENKDPLKIKSQSYDLVINGYEIASGSIRIHKQDIQEKVFDILGLSKEEAKEKFGFLLEAFKYGAPPHGGIAIGMDRLVSILVGEESIKEVIAFPKTASGTDPMTDAPSEVSEKQLEELHLALKKINKSEMQNGSKS
- a CDS encoding S-layer homology domain-containing protein, with the translated sequence MKKVGILFLFLFLALGVFSQSFKDVPINHWAYDAVERLSGIGIIEGYPDGTFKGLENMNRYQLTVALSRTIDYVEQSMVEPLAQDLANLEKTVSSLSVPQGVSSSELQQLQTKLNSFTSDLSSLQSSVSRLDSSVKELQNSYELLGYATTKIDELERKVNAISVPVVSETDIRSLDSRVTNLENTVESLDNNYQNLSQTVANNNQEIKSLKNSVGTLQNSFSSINQDMEKLNALTANLNSKIDSKVDKTELTSLKNTTDELSIQLNSNTQSITELSQNLQTVQSSVDQLSQEVTEVKQTAEGAGGVNFLDIIISVVISAGLSFAIVNFM
- a CDS encoding TIGR00153 family protein: MKLFFGKKEEKVIKLFSKHLEKVEEGVNLLTESVELYVTDDIEKSVELSKQISNIESEADTLRRKTESEMYQGAFLPNFRGELLELIEAVDKVMNKIQTVSEILAFQKPKIPEDFKADFLEQSRLVKKTYKFLKKSIENVFENIEKSGEYIQKVELHEHEEDILEKDMLRRLFEINNLELCEKLQLKDLFLQIGDIADKAEDASDKLEIIVLKRNIK
- the ileS gene encoding isoleucine--tRNA ligase encodes the protein MDYKDTINLPKTSFKMKANLKEKEPQILRKWDDLNIAYYLRDKRIGRKKFVLHDGPPYANGDIHMGTALNKVLKDIVLKYKTLRGLDAPYVPGWDTHGLPIEHNVTTKLGDKANTLNKSEIRKLCEDYALKFVDVQRESFKRLGVIGFWDKPYLTLNPEYEAKVLEIVRTLVDAGNIYRGTKPIYWCPECQTALAEAEVEYHDHTSDSIYVKFPLVGENNTHVIIWTTTPWTLPANVAIAVHPNFDYAKVEVGNEYWIMAKELVDKTMKEAGIDDYKIIDTFKGSTLDGKKARHPFIDRDSLLVLADYVTLEEGTGCVHTAPGHGMEDYITGTKYNLQVISPVDSQGYFTDEAGKYKGMKIWEANKEIIKDLKENGFLVQSGKITHSYPHCWRCKNPVIFRATPQWFIDLEKNNYREKVLEEIKKVNWIPKWGENRISSMVRERPDWVISRQRAWGIPIPAIKCKDCGEAILDTKILDHVIEIIKKEGSNAWFEKETKELLPDGYTCPKCGGSAFQKEEDILDVWIDSGSSFEAVANSRKELKKFPVDLYLEGSDQHRGWFQSSIFLSVAKHGIAPYESVLTHGFIKDEEGKKMSKSLGNVVNPKDIINKYGADILRLWVASADYRMDIKISYNILEQQVETYRKLRNTIRFLLGNINDFNPDEDSVAYEEMLEIDQWAMMKLHNLIKNVTKAYDNYEFYKVHYLINNFCTIDMSSTYLDIIKDRIYVEGKKSKLRRSAQTVLYETAVALNKMISPILPFTAEEVYDHLNYSNKYETIFAELWPEYKENYLSQQLEEKWNKIFALREDVLKALEEKRKEKFLGNSLEAKIIVNLKDDALKQILSQYDNNWIADLFIVSQFEFGNVDEGFEGRYGTIKVTKAEGEKCERCWKVDPNTGKDPEFPGVCPRCARVLKEEINA
- a CDS encoding response regulator, coding for MSKVLIVDDEENIRTLIKEELEESGYEVIAVSNAKDALETLESDKDIDIICTDIEMPDVNGLELASEIRKRYPNKKIIFLTAYSHYKSEMASWAADAYVVKSMDLTEIKDTIENLLKIQ